Genomic segment of Glutamicibacter sp. JL.03c:
CGTACGCGCCGCCAAGAAGGGGGCCCGGGTCTAATGGCATCACCAGACGGAACACGCGAGGAAGCTTTCGAGACCGAGATTGCCGAGCACCTGGCCGCGAATGGCTGGGAATACAGCATGACCGATGAAGGCTACGACGTCGATCGGGCGATCTGGACCGATGACGTTCACTGGTGGCTGAGCGAGACCCAGCCCGAGGAATACGCCAAGGTTGTGCGCGTCGGAACTGGTGCCGAAGCCGCCGACCGCGAAGCGCTACTCAACTCCCTCGTGTCCCGTCTGGATACACCCATGAGCTCGGGCGGAGGCACACTGAACGTACTGCGCCGCAAGTTCTCCCACACCCGGGGTGCGACAGCGCATCTGCGCATGTGCCAGTTTAAGCCGGCCACGTCACTGAATCGCGAGGTCAATGAGCACTATCGCAAGGTGCGCCTGCGTGTGGTGCGTCAGGTGCACTTTTCGCCGAAGCGAGGCGACTCGCGCTCCATCGACTTGGTGTTCTTCGTCAACGGCATTCCAGCGGCGACGTGCGAGCTGAAGTCGTTCTTCAAGCAAGAATGGCGCAACGCCGTCACCCAGTACCGCAAGGACCGCAGCCCGGCCGGTCAACCGCTGCTAGGCTTCGGCACCCGTGCGCTCGTGCACTTCGCCGTGGACGACGACCAAGTGCATATGACGACCAAGCTCAACGGGGAGAAGACCTACTTCCTGCCGTTCAACCGCGGACACGACGACACCGGAGCCTCGGGCAACCCCGCGAATCCGAATGGAGCCGCCACCTCGTACCTGTGGGAGCAGGTGCTCCATCGAGACAACTGGCTGGCTATCCTCGGTTCGCAGATGTTCTTGAAGGACGAGACCCATGAGGATCCTGCCACCGGCCGGATCAAGCATTCCACCGCGCTGATGTTCCCGCGCTATCACCAATGGCGCGCGGTGACGAAGTTGGTTGACTCCATCAGCCTTGAGGGACCCGGACAGCGGTACTTGATTGAGCACTCAGCGGGGTCGGGCAAGACCAACACCATCGCCTGGACGGCGCACAGGCTGGCCCGCCTGCACGACCAGTCGAACCAGAAGACCTTCGACAAGGTCCTGATTGTCTCCGATCGCCGTGTACTGGACAAACAGCTGCAACAGGCCGTCGAGCAGGTCGACGACACCGTCGGCACCGTCTCAGTCATCGATTCTGCGGCCGTGCGCCGTTCCGGCGGTTCAAAATCACGAGCGTTGCTGGATGCTTTGACCGGTTCGGCGCTGATCATCGTCGTCACGATCCAGACTTTCCCGTTCGTGAAGGGACTGCTGGATACGACGCTGGGTGACAAGAACTTCGCGGTGATCATCGACGAGGCCCACACCTCGCAGTCCGGTAAGACCGCCGCTGACCTGAAGAAAGTCCTCACAAGCGGGGGAGAACTCACTGATGATGAGGAACTCGACAGCCAAGACGTCATCAACCAGGTGGTGGAGGCCGACCTCGCCCGTGAGCAGAAGATCGCTGCCGAAACAGCTGCCCGTGCCGGTTCGCGCAACGTCTCGCTGTTGGCATTCACCGCGACACCCAAACACAAGACGAAGATGCTGTTTGGCCGGATGAACGACGATGGCACGCCCGTGTCCTTCGACGTCTACTCGATGCGTCAGGCAATCGAGGAGGAATTCATCCTCGACGTACTACGTGGCTACCAGACCTACAAGACCGCCTTCGAGATCGAGCAGACTGATGACAAGGGGATTATCACCAGCATCACCGCTGGGGCAGACGACCCGCTGGTGGACTCCAAAGCCGCCACGCGACAGATCATGCGCTTCGCCAAGCTGCATCCGACGAACGTGGGGCAGAAGGTCGATGTCATCGTCGAGCACTTCCGCGCGAACGTCGCCCACCTGCTCGACGGGCATGCCAAGGCCATGGTCGTCACCGACTCCCGCCAGGCCGCCGTGCGCTACAAGATCGAGACTGACAAGTATCTGGCCCAGAAGGGATACGGCTATCAGTCCATCGTCGCGTTCAGCGACAAGATCAGCGACGAGGAGTACGACCTCACCGACGCCACCGAGGCGACCATGAACCCGGGGCTCAGTTCCGATCTGGCGCGCGAATTCGGCCGGCCGGAGTACCGGCTGATGCTCGTGGCCGACAAGTTCCAGACGGGCTTCGATCAGCCGCTGCTGTGCGCGATGTACGTCGACAAGAAGCTGCCCGACGTCCACGCGGTCCAGACGCTGTCCCGGCTGAACAGGACGTACCGTGCGCCGTCGGGGGAGAAGAAGGAACGGACGTTCGTGCTCGACTTCGTCAATGATCCGCAGGACATCCGCAATGCGTTCCTGCAGTACTACTCCGAGGCGCATGTCGAGACGGCCACCGATCCGAACCTCGTGCATAAATTGGCAACCAAGTTGTCCCAGCCGCGTATCTACACGCAGGCTGACGTGGAGCGGTATGCGAAGGCTTGGTGGGTGCGTACCCAGTCCCACAGTGCGTTGACCGCGGCGGTAACTCCGGCACGCGACGAGTGTGTGGCCCGGTGGGCTGATGCTTCTGAACGAGATGACACCCAGGCTCTCGATGAGCTGCGCACGTTCAAGAAGGATTGCGGTTCGTTCGTCCGCCTGTACGACTTCATGTCTCAGGTCGTCGACTACGGCACTAGCGATCTGGAAAAACTCGCTGAGTTCCTGCGCCAGCTCACTAGGTTATTGCCATCCGACGATGCTATTGCCTCGGTGGATGTTTCCGGACTTGAGCTGCGCAAGGTCCGGCAAATCGACCGGGGCAAGGCCGACATCGGTCTATCCGGTGACTTAGACACCCCGGTGCTCCCCGGGATCTCCGGAGTCGGTTCGCATGTCTCCCGGCAAAACCCGCAGCAGGAACTGCTCTCGGACATCGTGGCCAGGATCAATGCGCTGTTCGGCGCGGAGTTTGCCGATCCGCAGATCCAGGGTTTCGTGATCGCCGCAGCCGGCATGGCCGAGGAAGATCCACGCATCGCCGACCAGATCGACCACAACGCTCTCGACCAGTTCATGGCGTCGCCTGAACTGCGAGAGACGCTCATGGATGCTGCGGTGCTGAACGAAGGAGCCTTCGGAAAGCTTACCGGTGCGCTAACTGGCCAGAACGAGCGCGCAGAAGAGTTTATCCGATTGATAGGTCGCTACCTCTACCGGACACGTCGCTTTAGAACTGAGAATTCTGAAAGCGACGGGAATCAAGCATTATGAGTCAACCACAGCGAGCAGCCTGGCGGGCGATCCTGAATTATAGTTCCTGTTAATCGGGATGAAGCAGCATGAGACGTCTTGCAACTTATGAATTACAAGATAAGTTGCCGATACAACTAAACCTCAGTCGATACCTTGAATCTTGTTGTCACATGAACGAATTAGGCTCTACAGCGTCGATGATGCGGCATACTAAGTTTGTGCAGAATTCTAAGTTAGTAGTCGATGATATTAAGAGTGGCCTTTCCCATCTCGATTCTTCGACATTCACGAACCTCCACATTCTGGACAGGCTTCCAGCAATATTCAACTCCAGACAAGAGTACGCAAATTGGCGAGCGCAAGTTGCCGAAGGGTTGGGAGTGGACCCTCTAAACGTGGTTATAGTTGGGAGCACTTCTGTTGGCATCAGTTTGTCTCCTAACCCCGCCAAATTTATGAGACCCTTTCACAGTGAGTCTGACGTAGATCTGGCTGTGGTTAGCTCACGACATTTCGACGAGGCCTGGAGATGGCTTCGAAATCTTGGCCCAGCAGAAAGTATTAATGCAACAGCAAAAGACACAGCAGACCTGTTAAAATGGCATAGAAGAAGCCTCGTTTTCGATGGGACAATCGCTACTGACAAGCTACTCCCATACTTGCCATTCGGAGCGCACTGGGCAAGCGTGTTGGGGCGAGCCGGTACACTTGCGCCGACTCAAGACAGGGATGTCAAAGCGAGGATCTACCGAGATTTCGACTCTCTTCGTTCGTATCACCAGAGGAATGTCGAGAAGTTAATGCTTGAACATCAGGCACGAGAATTATCAGACGATCCAAGTACCCCGGCGTTAGCCGAGAAGGACGAGTGACATTATGTCCATTCAGCAGTATTTCGGAGGGCAGCGTTTCCTTGAAGCAACAACTCATACCATTGCATGGTTTTGGAAAAGATACCATCAAAATGAGCTAGAACTTCAGCCTCCATTCCAAAGGAATCCTGTCTGGCAGGAGAAACAGCAGGCATATCTCATTGACACGGTACTAAGGGGTTACCCGATCCCAGAACTTTACCTACAGACGGTTGTAGACGCCGTGGGGGAAGAAAAATACGTGGTTGTAGACGGGCAGCAGCGAATTCGCGCATGTATGGCTTTCTTAGCTGGAGAATTCGCCCTTGGAGATGACTCGGGTGCCTTGGCTGGATCATTTTTTGACGAGCTCGAAGACGAACAAAAGAAGCAGATATTCGAGTACAAATTTGTGGTACGTGAGTTACCACAACTTTCGGAACCTGAGATACGAGGTATCTTCGAGCGTCTGAACCGCAATAATGTTGCCTTAAATGCTCAGGAGATCCGTCATGCGACTTACTGGGGCGAATTCATCTCGACCATGAAGGAGATTAGCCAAGATGAATTCTGGGTGACTTCCGGGGTATTCACTAGTAACGATATTCGTCGCATGCTTGATATTGAGTTTGTAAGTGAACTAGCGGTAGCTCACCTATACGGTCTTCAAAATAAGAAAGCTTCTCTTGACAAATATTACAAAAATTTTGAATCAGAGTTTCCGGACCGTCGGGAAATTGAGAAGATTTTCAGAATAGTTCTAGGGGAACTGGGGCAAATATTAAAGTGGCCGACACGGACCCGATGGAGCAAGAAGACGGACTTTTACACTCTATTTCTTGTAATGGCGAAACATGTGACAGCAATGCCTTTTGATCGAGATTTGCGCCAAAATCTAACAGAAAAGCTTGAAATATTTTCCACGAACGTGGCCTCACACCTATCTGTTACCGATAATGATGATTCGAACAGCATAGAACAGGCATTGGGCTATTCCCGTGGTGTTCGGGCCTCCAGCGATTTGGGAAGTCGCAAGATTCGCAACGCTGCTTTGGAAAGTTACCTATTCGGATTGCCTTATGAGCTCCCTGAAGTACTAGACGAGGACGAGAACGCCTAGTCTCGATGCTTCATGAGGTGCCTCGATAAAACTTCGCATAACCTGGCTCTTCGGGTTATAGCGTCGTGACCCGAAAATAAGCTCGGGTCGCAGTCCTCTGTGAGGATGAGTATTGTCCAGACATGCACCAATATGGAACTATAAGCCATGTTCAACGGATACCGGGCCAAACGACGCTGCGTCTATACTTCTGTACCCCACCGACCACCGCGCCTCACCGCTTCCCATGAAGTCGCCGGACGACAAGTTCTAATCGAGCCGGTCGCCACCAAAGCAGCCTGCCCCTCCTGCAAGGTACTGACCGCGAGGATCCGAACCACGCCGGCGCACCGGGTCAAGGACCTGTCAGCCGGCGACGACGATCTGCAAGTCTTGGTCTGGAAGCGGCGCATGGCCTGCCAAGAACCGGTATCCGAGAACGGCGTTCCTTCGTGGAAACCACTGACCGGCTGCCCCTTTGCGGCAGGCCTACCACCAGGCCCGCCCAACAACGGGTGAACGAAATGAGCTACGAGCTGCGTCCGCTCACTCTGGCGGCTTCCGCACGCGGAATGTCTTGGCCTACCGAGATGGCCAGGATGAACACTGAATCGCACCGGGTTTAATAGAGGCAAGGAAATTGGAAAAGGAACACTTCTCTCTTGCCGATCAAATGCACCGATGAACTTAAGACCCGCGCCGTGGACCTCGTGATCCACGCGCTGGCCGATCCAAGCACAGCGAACGGCGCCATCAGCCGCGTGGCCAAGGAGCTGGGCCTGAGCAGTGAAACGCTGCGCACTTGGGTGCGCAACTACAAGAACAGCGGCGCGATGACGCTGGCCCAGTCCATTGTCCTGGAAGCTGATAAGCGGCTCTTCAAAGTAAGCGTGGCGCAGGATGCTCAGCAGGGCCGTAGCCCCGCCGTGTACAACAGTATCTGTGAGACTTGAGGTGGCTGGTCTGGGACTAGCTGGCAGGATAGGAACCAGCCGCCCCACCCTGGATGTGACTCAAACAATATCTGACCTGTCACAGTGTCATGCTTCGGACTTGTCCATCTAACTGGGGTGGGTCGGCCGGGACCAAGCCGGCCCGCCACGGTAGCTTCATCAGAAGAATGTCCACCCCCAACTAGAGGGTGTGACCCATCACAGTACTGTTCCGTAGTGACCTTTACCCGGACTGGTGCCGGCCGTTCACGGCCGACCGAGAAAATCCAGGAAAGGAAACTACGGTGACCGCACAACCTATCGTCGCGCATTGCCACCCATTTGTCGTGGGTGTCGACACGCACGCACGAAATCATGTTTACGCCACCATCGATTCCAGCAACGGCGCCCTGCTCGATACCCAGTCGTTTCCAGTGAGCAGTACCGGCATCAACCGGGCCGTCAACTGGGTCGCCCGACGCACCCAAGGCGCAGCAGACACGCTCTGGGTCATTGAAGGAGCTGCCACGTACGGAGCGATCCTTGCCGGCACCGTTGCCGCCCACGGATTCCCCGTCACCGAGGCACCACGCATGAGCAAAAAGCAGAACCGCGGCGTAGGAAAAACCGATGCCTTGGACGCCCAGCGACTGGCCAGGGCCTCTCTCCCGCTGCCGGTAGACAAATTGCGCCATCCGCGGCTGCATGAAGGAATTCGGCAAGGTCTGCGCATCCTCGTCACGGCACGCAGCTCGATGGCGAAAGACCGCACCAGGTCGGTCAACGCCTTGAACGCTTTGGTGCGCTGCAACGCCCTGGGGATCGACGCCCGCAAGAAGCTGACCGGTAGCCAAATCACCGAGGTCAGCCGGTGGCGGGAACGGGAAAAAGAACTGTCGCTGAGGATTGCACGCGCCGAAGCGGTGCGACTGGCCAAGCATATTCTGGACTTGGATCAGCATCTGACGGCCAATGAGCAGCAGTTGGATGAACTGGTTAGGGTCAGCGAAGCGGCGCCGTTGTTGGGTGAGATCGGCTTCAAGGCAATCACGGCAGCGAAGTGTTTCGTCGCGTGGTCCCATGAAGGGCGAGTGCGTGATGAGGCGGCGTTTGCCTGCTTGGCTGGGGTGAATCCGATTCCTGCGTCATCGGGGAACACAACCCGCTATCGAATTAATCGAGGCGGTGATCGGTCATTGAATTCTGCCCTGCATATGGCTGCGATCACGCGCATGACCTATGACGAGGAGACGCTAATTTACGTTGAGAAGCGCCGGACTGAAGGCAAGAGCAATCGGGAGATCCGCAGATGCATCAAGCGTTATCTGGCCCGTCGAATTTTCAAGATCTTCAGTATTTCAGCACAGATCGATGAGGTTCCGGTTGCGGCTTGACAGACATGGAAGAGTCCGAAGCCGGTAATGACCATGATTCCGATAACCCCGGCCAGTGCGTTTCAGGTCCTTCGCCGTCAGATTAGACGCCTCGATCCGTGCGTTCGTCAGCCTCGTTCGCACGAACACCAGCAGTTCGCTGCGCCACGCACTCAACGTCCTGAACAGTGATTTCGCCTCGACCATTTTTATTGCTCGCACCGACTTCTCCAGCACCGCCCACCTGGCCTGGAACTCATGAACATCCGTGGCCCGCAGCAGGTCCCTCACGTGTTCCTTGATCCCATAGACCACTGGCGAGTTCGGGATCAGTTTCAAGGATCAATTTGAGGCGCTCCACTTGCTTGATCGACAGGTTCTCCAGATTGCAGGTCAATAATTTCCGGTACTTATACGCCGGAACCGTGATCCTGCCGCGGCGCTCGTGCACCTCGTGGGAGCGCCGGCGGCGCACCTGGGTGATCATCAGGTTCGCCCGCTGGATCACATGGAAATGATCCACGCTGATCTTCGCCTTAAGCAGGGTTTCCCGCACCGTCTTGCGGAACTGTGAAGACATGTCGATCGCCACGACCTGCACCGGCTGACGCCAGTACCGCAGCCGGGCCTTCAGCCATTTCTTCACCGCCGCACCGCGGCACCCATCCACGATATCCAGGATCTTCCCCGTATCCAGGTCGGTGAACACGATGGACCACGGCTCGATCCGCACTACTTTTCCGCTACGGCCTCGCGCGTAGCAGACCTTGCGGAAACAGCGTTCGTCGATGCCGAGGCGGCGGATGAACATGCTGTCCACGTCCCCGACCAGTTCGCCGACGGTGGTCAGACGGGCCATGACCGAAGGCCATGAGACTGAGTGCGCGGCAGCGACCCGGGACATGGCACGCGGCTCGTAGCTCATCTCCTCCACGAGCCGTTGGAGAGCCTGGCGCTGATCCGTGCGCGGACTGGCAGCTGGTCGGTGGTTTGTGCGAAGGACCGCCGTTCGCAAGCCTGCTCTTGGCAGGCCATGCGCCGCTTGCGAACCAGGACTTGCAGGCCATCACCGCCGGCTGGCAGGTCCTTGCCCCGGTGCACTGGCCTGGCCTGGATCCGGGTGGTCAGCACGCCACAGGAAGGCCAGGCAGCTTCGGTCGATATCGGTTCGACAAGTACTTGTCGCCCGGAAGATTCGTGAGTGGCAGAGATGACGCGGTAGTCGGTGAGGTTCAACAGAATCGACGCAGCATCGATTGGCCCGGTCTACTTGAACACGGCTCGTAGTTCCTTGCAGATGAATTTATTTTAGTCGACATCCATCTTCGCAGAGGAGCTGCGAGCCTTACTTATGTTGGGATCACCACGCTAAAAATCGAAGAGCCGGTATAGCCTCTGTCGCTAGTGACTCATTCCATTCGACGTCTGTTGAAGTTATTTTCACTCGCCCAAGGGACTACCTCCCGAGCACACGGACAAAGTAGTACCGCGCCAGGCGCAGCGGGCCAGCCTGCATGGTACGTTCGCTATGCAGCTGAGGAAAAAGAGTAACTAGTACCGGCGTGGAACGGAAATAACCCGCTCGCGAGAATGATCAATCGTTGCGGGAAGGTATGCGTTGCCAGCCGGGCGCCAGAGTCTGGACGTCCTTCCCCGGAATCCAGGTGCGGACTTGAGACCGGACGAGAGCTCCGGGATAATATGTGCTCCAACCTATTTCTCGGTATACATCCTTTCCCGTGTTTTCGACCCAGATCAATGACTTTTGCTCAGTGGTCAGCCAGGTCTGCAGGAAATCCTTTTCCATTAGGAGCTCGTTCTGGCCGACGTCGATCGAATGCCGTAGAACCGCGATGAGCCGGCCGCTTGTATCGGTCCATCCGTTGCGACCGTTCCAATGGAGAGCACCTGGTGTGGCGCCAAAGAACTCAGGAGCCGGAGCATCAAACGAGATTGTTTCGAGGTTGCCTGGGGCATACTCGTTCTCGCCGCGAAGCTCCCAGATTGCTGGGCGTGTCGGAACACTCAGTGGGTTTGTCCACTCATAATCGACTACATGCAACGTTTCACCGTGGTGGTGTCCGAACGGGAACTCGCCGACGTACCCGTTGTAGCTCATTGGGAGCCGGGACATGTCAAGATCGTTGATCAAGTCCTGTTTTTCAAGCTCTCCATGGGCGATGGAAAGATCGTCGGTACTCACGAAGTGGGCGTAGAGATTTGACCAGACGGTGTGGGTCCGCTTGTTATTGTCGTCAATGAGATCCCAAGTGTATGACCCCGATAGAACGATGAAGGGGATCCCGTCCCGTTCGGCAGAAGTGATGTCGATGGTAGGCAGATCAGAGTCATCGGCCACCCAACTGGCATCAGTTCTTCCGTTCTTTGCATTCCAGTTATAGGCCGGCACCCAGAGTCGGGGTGCATCGCTCGCGGGTTCGAATTCGGTAACTGTCGGGTCAACTTGCCGGAGGATAGAGGAATCGGGCCCGGGAACGGCTGGCGCTGGGGGTTCCCAAGATTTTTTGGACTTGGGCGCGTGGTCGGATAGGTGGCCGATGAGGCGGTTGAGTGCGATCCATTGGTACTTTTTGCCGATTCGCTCGATCCACTTTGGCTTGGCACGACCTGGTCCGTACTTTCCCAACACGTAGCCATCGAAGCCTGAATGTAGGTCGGGGCGGTAACCGAGCCGGATGATCTCCGCGACCACCCATCGTGCGCCAGCTGCGGCATCGATCTCCGGACGGTCAAGAAGTTCGTGCTTGAGCTTGTAGACGAAGAAGTCGTCGATTGTGGTGGAGTACACGACCTTCGGGTAGTCGCGATTGTCATAGCGGGCAATATCCTCCTCCGTAGGCCAAGTCAGAGGCCAATCACTGCTGTAAGGAGGGCGAAACTTG
This window contains:
- a CDS encoding DUF262 domain-containing protein yields the protein MSIQQYFGGQRFLEATTHTIAWFWKRYHQNELELQPPFQRNPVWQEKQQAYLIDTVLRGYPIPELYLQTVVDAVGEEKYVVVDGQQRIRACMAFLAGEFALGDDSGALAGSFFDELEDEQKKQIFEYKFVVRELPQLSEPEIRGIFERLNRNNVALNAQEIRHATYWGEFISTMKEISQDEFWVTSGVFTSNDIRRMLDIEFVSELAVAHLYGLQNKKASLDKYYKNFESEFPDRREIEKIFRIVLGELGQILKWPTRTRWSKKTDFYTLFLVMAKHVTAMPFDRDLRQNLTEKLEIFSTNVASHLSVTDNDDSNSIEQALGYSRGVRASSDLGSRKIRNAALESYLFGLPYELPEVLDEDENA
- a CDS encoding type I restriction endonuclease subunit R, with product MASPDGTREEAFETEIAEHLAANGWEYSMTDEGYDVDRAIWTDDVHWWLSETQPEEYAKVVRVGTGAEAADREALLNSLVSRLDTPMSSGGGTLNVLRRKFSHTRGATAHLRMCQFKPATSLNREVNEHYRKVRLRVVRQVHFSPKRGDSRSIDLVFFVNGIPAATCELKSFFKQEWRNAVTQYRKDRSPAGQPLLGFGTRALVHFAVDDDQVHMTTKLNGEKTYFLPFNRGHDDTGASGNPANPNGAATSYLWEQVLHRDNWLAILGSQMFLKDETHEDPATGRIKHSTALMFPRYHQWRAVTKLVDSISLEGPGQRYLIEHSAGSGKTNTIAWTAHRLARLHDQSNQKTFDKVLIVSDRRVLDKQLQQAVEQVDDTVGTVSVIDSAAVRRSGGSKSRALLDALTGSALIIVVTIQTFPFVKGLLDTTLGDKNFAVIIDEAHTSQSGKTAADLKKVLTSGGELTDDEELDSQDVINQVVEADLAREQKIAAETAARAGSRNVSLLAFTATPKHKTKMLFGRMNDDGTPVSFDVYSMRQAIEEEFILDVLRGYQTYKTAFEIEQTDDKGIITSITAGADDPLVDSKAATRQIMRFAKLHPTNVGQKVDVIVEHFRANVAHLLDGHAKAMVVTDSRQAAVRYKIETDKYLAQKGYGYQSIVAFSDKISDEEYDLTDATEATMNPGLSSDLAREFGRPEYRLMLVADKFQTGFDQPLLCAMYVDKKLPDVHAVQTLSRLNRTYRAPSGEKKERTFVLDFVNDPQDIRNAFLQYYSEAHVETATDPNLVHKLATKLSQPRIYTQADVERYAKAWWVRTQSHSALTAAVTPARDECVARWADASERDDTQALDELRTFKKDCGSFVRLYDFMSQVVDYGTSDLEKLAEFLRQLTRLLPSDDAIASVDVSGLELRKVRQIDRGKADIGLSGDLDTPVLPGISGVGSHVSRQNPQQELLSDIVARINALFGAEFADPQIQGFVIAAAGMAEEDPRIADQIDHNALDQFMASPELRETLMDAAVLNEGAFGKLTGALTGQNERAEEFIRLIGRYLYRTRRFRTENSESDGNQAL
- a CDS encoding IS110 family transposase, translating into MTAQPIVAHCHPFVVGVDTHARNHVYATIDSSNGALLDTQSFPVSSTGINRAVNWVARRTQGAADTLWVIEGAATYGAILAGTVAAHGFPVTEAPRMSKKQNRGVGKTDALDAQRLARASLPLPVDKLRHPRLHEGIRQGLRILVTARSSMAKDRTRSVNALNALVRCNALGIDARKKLTGSQITEVSRWREREKELSLRIARAEAVRLAKHILDLDQHLTANEQQLDELVRVSEAAPLLGEIGFKAITAAKCFVAWSHEGRVRDEAAFACLAGVNPIPASSGNTTRYRINRGGDRSLNSALHMAAITRMTYDEETLIYVEKRRTEGKSNREIRRCIKRYLARRIFKIFSISAQIDEVPVAA
- a CDS encoding transposase — protein: MPIKCTDELKTRAVDLVIHALADPSTANGAISRVAKELGLSSETLRTWVRNYKNSGAMTLAQSIVLEADKRLFKVSVAQDAQQGRSPAVYNSICET